The following are encoded in a window of Sphingobium sp. AP49 genomic DNA:
- the radA gene encoding DNA repair protein RadA, whose translation MAKAKRKFVCQQCGTVTGRWQGQCEDCGEWNSIVEEAAETVFSARHDLQGGGRAITLVGLDSKVELPPRTSTGIAEFDRALGGGIVPGSATLIGGDPGIGKSTLLLQAAARVAARGLTVAYISGEEASDQVRLRAQRLGLGNAPVQLASATSVRDILTTLSEGVPPALLIIDSIQTMHSDLIEGAPGTVSQVRASSQELIKFAKQRGTALILVGHVTKDGSIAGPRVLEHMVDTVLAFEGERSHQYRILRAIKNRFGGTDEIGVFSMVAEGLEEVANPSALFLTNRDETVTGATVFPALEGTRPVLVEIQALVVRLSSGATPRRAVVGWDSGRLAMILAVLEARCGLSFSTCEVYLNVAGGYRLSDPAADLAVAAALMSALSERPVPADVVLFGEVALSSEIRPVSHTPLRLRESAKLGFNRAFVPASGADGVKGISVSGFRTLSQLVDQMLGRG comes from the coding sequence ATGGCCAAGGCAAAGCGCAAATTCGTCTGTCAGCAATGCGGCACCGTTACCGGCCGGTGGCAGGGGCAGTGCGAGGATTGTGGCGAATGGAACAGCATTGTCGAGGAAGCGGCCGAGACCGTCTTTTCCGCCCGGCATGACCTGCAGGGCGGTGGCCGGGCGATCACCCTGGTCGGGCTCGACAGCAAGGTGGAACTGCCGCCCCGGACCAGCACCGGCATCGCCGAGTTCGACCGGGCGCTGGGTGGTGGCATCGTACCGGGTTCGGCAACGCTGATCGGCGGCGATCCGGGCATCGGCAAGTCGACGCTGCTGCTGCAGGCGGCGGCGCGGGTCGCCGCGCGCGGGCTGACCGTCGCCTATATCAGCGGCGAGGAAGCGTCGGACCAGGTGCGGCTGCGCGCCCAGCGCCTCGGCCTTGGCAACGCCCCGGTGCAACTGGCGAGCGCGACATCGGTGCGCGATATCCTGACGACGCTCAGCGAGGGGGTGCCGCCCGCGCTGCTCATCATCGATTCGATCCAGACCATGCACAGCGACCTGATCGAGGGCGCGCCCGGCACCGTCAGCCAGGTGCGCGCATCGAGCCAGGAACTGATCAAATTCGCCAAGCAGCGCGGCACCGCGCTGATCCTGGTCGGCCATGTCACCAAGGATGGCAGCATCGCCGGCCCGCGCGTGCTGGAACATATGGTCGACACGGTGCTGGCGTTCGAGGGCGAGCGCAGCCACCAGTATCGGATCCTGCGCGCGATCAAGAACCGCTTCGGCGGCACCGACGAGATCGGCGTCTTCTCGATGGTCGCCGAAGGGCTGGAGGAGGTCGCCAATCCGTCCGCCTTGTTCCTCACCAATCGCGACGAGACGGTGACGGGCGCCACCGTCTTCCCCGCGCTGGAAGGGACGCGGCCGGTGCTGGTCGAGATCCAGGCGCTGGTGGTGCGGCTGTCGAGCGGGGCGACACCCCGGCGCGCGGTGGTCGGCTGGGACAGCGGCCGGCTGGCGATGATCCTGGCCGTGCTGGAGGCGCGCTGCGGCCTCAGCTTCTCCACCTGCGAAGTCTATCTCAACGTCGCGGGCGGTTATCGCCTGTCCGACCCGGCCGCCGACCTGGCCGTCGCGGCTGCCCTGATGTCGGCGCTCTCGGAACGGCCGGTGCCGGCCGATGTCGTGCTGTTCGGGGAGGTCGCGCTGTCGAGCGAGATCCGTCCGGTGTCGCATACGCCGCTCAGGCTCCGTGAATCGGCGAAACTCGGCTTCAACCGCGCCTTCGTGCCGGCGTCGGGCGCGGACGGGGTGAAGGGGATTTCGGTCAGCGGCTTCCGTACCCTGTCGCAGCTGGTTGACCAGATGCTCGGGCGCGGATAG
- a CDS encoding GntP family permease — MSDALTDALSFLGILVALGALIAMAYRGWSVLFLAPALAMIAASFSGYPMLASWTQIFMVAAAGFLAQFFPLFLLGAIFAKLMNDSGSVRTIADAMIGWLGPSRAIMAVVLAGAILTYGGVSLFVAFFVLVPMAQALFRVGNIPRRLVPATIILGTSTFTMTALPGTPAIQNVIPMPFFGTSIYAAPGLGLIAAVIMLAVGLGWLLRAQAAAAARQEGYDPSLSPAAPVDSARMREHTTTASTFDPAEMDKGAPTDDRPSLAIAFLPIGVMIGCNLILSLWVFPTWDAPFLAQPLWGSTSLGAVAGIWSVTAALMIATLAIILCNQARLISLRDSIDSGANAAVLPIISVASLVGFGAVIAALPAFHMIRDWVLGIGGGPLVSLAVATNLLAALTGSASGGLTIALEALGPTYMDIAAQTGTDPAIMHRVAVIGSGTLDILPHNGAIVTLLALSGVTHRESYLDIAMAGIVSSLAALVAIILIGSTIGGF; from the coding sequence ATGTCTGATGCACTCACTGACGCGCTCAGCTTCCTGGGCATACTGGTCGCGCTCGGCGCGCTGATCGCCATGGCCTATCGCGGCTGGAGCGTGCTGTTCCTCGCCCCGGCGCTGGCGATGATCGCCGCCAGCTTTTCAGGCTATCCGATGCTGGCGAGCTGGACTCAGATCTTCATGGTCGCCGCCGCCGGCTTCCTCGCGCAATTTTTCCCGCTCTTCCTGCTGGGCGCGATCTTCGCCAAGCTGATGAACGACAGCGGATCGGTGCGCACCATTGCCGATGCCATGATCGGCTGGCTCGGCCCCAGCCGCGCGATCATGGCGGTGGTGCTGGCCGGCGCGATCCTGACCTATGGCGGGGTCAGCCTGTTCGTCGCCTTCTTCGTGCTGGTGCCGATGGCGCAGGCGCTGTTCCGCGTCGGCAATATTCCCCGGCGGCTGGTGCCCGCGACCATCATCCTGGGCACATCGACCTTCACCATGACCGCCCTGCCCGGCACGCCGGCGATCCAGAATGTCATTCCCATGCCCTTTTTCGGCACCTCCATCTATGCCGCGCCGGGCCTGGGCCTGATCGCCGCGGTCATCATGCTGGCGGTGGGGCTGGGCTGGTTGCTGCGAGCACAAGCGGCGGCGGCCGCGCGGCAGGAGGGCTATGACCCCAGCCTGTCCCCCGCCGCGCCGGTCGACAGCGCGCGGATGCGCGAACATACGACCACCGCCTCCACCTTCGATCCCGCAGAGATGGACAAGGGCGCGCCAACCGACGACCGCCCTTCGCTCGCCATCGCCTTCCTGCCGATCGGCGTAATGATCGGTTGCAACCTCATCCTTTCGCTCTGGGTGTTCCCGACCTGGGACGCACCCTTCCTGGCGCAGCCGCTGTGGGGCAGCACCAGCCTGGGCGCGGTTGCGGGCATATGGTCAGTGACGGCCGCGCTGATGATCGCGACGCTCGCCATCATCCTGTGCAACCAGGCACGCCTCATCAGCCTGCGCGACAGCATCGATTCGGGCGCCAACGCCGCCGTGCTGCCGATCATCAGCGTCGCCAGCCTGGTCGGCTTCGGCGCGGTGATCGCGGCGCTGCCCGCCTTCCACATGATCCGCGACTGGGTGCTGGGCATCGGTGGCGGGCCGCTGGTGTCGCTGGCGGTGGCCACCAACCTGCTCGCCGCGCTCACCGGATCGGCCTCGGGCGGGCTCACCATCGCGCTGGAGGCGCTGGGGCCGACCTATATGGACATCGCCGCGCAGACCGGCACCGATCCCGCCATCATGCACCGGGTGGCGGTGATCGGGTCGGGCACGCTCGACATATTGCCGCATAATGGCGCGATCGTGACGCTGTTGGCGCTGAGCGGCGTCACTCATCGCGAATCCTATCTGGATATCGCCATGGCCGGCATCGTCAGTTCGCTTGCGGCGCTGGTCGCCATCATCCTGATCGGGTCGACGATCGGCGGCTTCTGA
- a CDS encoding patatin-like protein produces the protein MREKELRLALVCYGGISLAVYMHGITKEIWHLTRASRAFHDGVAPQGASEAVYHRLLADIEAASGTRLRIMPDIIAGASAGGINGIFLAQAIETGQSLEPLTALWLDNADVDELLDPDARPARALTKFWATPLVWMAARRPGDAVERTVAPDTREEVRMKLSRFIRSRWFEPPFGGAIFSTMLLDAFDAMAATPAGPSLLPDGHPLDLFVTVTDFDGHVQSLSLNSPPQVIETEHRLSIGFRGRGGSASGFADPAELVFAARATASFPGAFPPFTVRELDRVLKRRHRAWPGRDAFLARVLPRRAARGEAEDAVLIDGSVLANAPFAQAIGALKNRPSRREVDRRFVYIDPKPGHRSIHLNREGEEEDAPTGENAPLPGFFRTIFGALSDIPREQPIRDNLEAIDRHSARIRRMGRIIQALRPGIEAEVEGAIGRILFLDRPTPARLSAWRAKAQQRAAASAGFAFPAYAHLKLSGIVEDLAARLFQLSGEDAPMMREAYRQAVWAQVREIGADQLTDDAGSGAAPVLFFRTHDLAFRIRRLRFLARRLAETLELEAESGSPAVQGMHDAIYRALALYTECEGNDFYADHVRAAAAQVPTDAAAALDAMAQVRGLRARDEAADMLLAEALAGLSKAGRRTMLLAYLGFPFSDIATLPLLQGDAVDEYDPIKVDRISPEDCTAIRTGGANATLKGIEFNNFGAFFSRVYRENDYLWGRLHGVERLLDIVISAIPAPARLPEGAVHDYRRAAFLAILDEEESRLPHVADLIAGLRKEIG, from the coding sequence ATGAGGGAGAAGGAATTACGCCTCGCGCTCGTTTGTTATGGCGGCATCAGCCTGGCCGTCTACATGCACGGCATCACCAAGGAAATCTGGCACCTCACCCGGGCGAGCCGGGCCTTTCATGACGGGGTGGCGCCGCAGGGGGCGAGCGAGGCGGTCTATCATCGGCTGCTCGCCGATATCGAGGCGGCCAGCGGCACACGGCTGCGCATCATGCCCGACATCATCGCCGGCGCCAGCGCGGGCGGGATCAACGGCATCTTCCTCGCCCAGGCGATCGAGACCGGCCAGTCGCTGGAGCCGCTCACTGCGCTGTGGCTCGACAATGCCGATGTCGACGAACTGCTCGATCCCGATGCCCGCCCTGCCCGCGCGCTGACCAAATTCTGGGCGACGCCGCTGGTATGGATGGCCGCGCGCCGCCCCGGCGACGCGGTCGAGCGCACCGTCGCGCCCGACACGCGCGAAGAAGTGCGGATGAAATTGTCGCGCTTCATCCGCTCGCGCTGGTTCGAGCCGCCCTTTGGCGGGGCGATATTCTCGACCATGCTGCTCGATGCGTTCGACGCCATGGCCGCCACCCCGGCCGGACCGTCGCTGCTGCCCGACGGCCATCCACTCGACCTGTTCGTCACCGTCACCGATTTCGACGGCCATGTGCAGAGCCTGAGCCTCAACAGCCCGCCCCAGGTGATCGAAACCGAACATCGTCTGTCGATCGGCTTTCGCGGCCGGGGCGGCAGCGCCAGCGGCTTTGCCGATCCAGCCGAGCTGGTCTTCGCCGCGCGCGCCACCGCCAGCTTCCCCGGTGCCTTCCCGCCCTTCACCGTGCGCGAGCTGGACCGGGTGCTCAAGCGCCGCCATCGCGCCTGGCCCGGCCGCGACGCCTTCCTGGCGCGCGTGCTGCCGCGCCGGGCGGCACGGGGCGAGGCGGAGGACGCGGTGCTGATCGACGGATCGGTGTTGGCCAACGCCCCCTTTGCCCAGGCGATCGGCGCGCTCAAGAACCGGCCGTCGCGGCGCGAGGTCGACCGCCGTTTCGTCTATATCGATCCCAAGCCCGGCCACCGGTCGATCCACCTCAATCGCGAGGGCGAGGAGGAAGACGCGCCGACCGGCGAAAATGCGCCCCTGCCCGGCTTTTTCCGCACCATCTTCGGCGCGCTGTCTGACATTCCGCGCGAACAGCCGATCCGCGACAATCTGGAGGCGATCGACCGCCATTCCGCCCGCATCCGGCGCATGGGCCGGATCATCCAGGCGCTGCGCCCCGGCATTGAGGCGGAGGTGGAGGGCGCGATCGGCCGGATACTCTTCCTCGACCGGCCGACCCCTGCCCGCCTGTCCGCCTGGCGCGCCAAGGCACAGCAGCGCGCCGCCGCCTCGGCCGGCTTCGCCTTTCCCGCCTATGCCCATCTCAAACTGTCCGGCATCGTCGAGGATCTGGCCGCGCGGCTGTTCCAGCTGAGCGGCGAGGATGCGCCGATGATGCGCGAAGCCTATCGTCAGGCGGTCTGGGCGCAGGTCCGCGAGATCGGTGCCGACCAACTGACCGACGATGCCGGATCGGGCGCTGCGCCAGTCCTGTTCTTCCGCACCCATGACCTGGCCTTCCGCATCCGCCGCCTGCGCTTCCTGGCGCGGCGGTTGGCCGAAACGCTGGAACTGGAGGCGGAGAGCGGCAGCCCGGCGGTACAGGGGATGCACGACGCCATCTATCGCGCGCTGGCCCTCTACACCGAATGCGAGGGCAATGATTTCTATGCGGATCATGTTCGCGCTGCCGCCGCGCAGGTACCGACCGATGCCGCCGCAGCGCTGGACGCGATGGCGCAGGTGCGCGGCCTGCGTGCCCGCGACGAGGCGGCCGACATGCTGCTGGCCGAGGCGCTGGCCGGGCTGTCCAAGGCCGGACGCCGCACCATGTTGCTCGCCTATCTCGGCTTCCCCTTCTCCGACATCGCCACGCTACCGTTGCTTCAGGGTGACGCTGTCGATGAATATGATCCGATCAAGGTCGATCGTATCTCCCCCGAAGACTGCACCGCAATTCGCACAGGTGGTGCCAACGCCACGCTCAAAGGCATTGAATTCAATAATTTTGGTGCCTTTTTCAGCCGGGTCTATCGCGAGAATGACTATCTGTGGGGCAGGCTTCACGGCGTGGAGCGGCTGCTGGATATCGTAATTTCCGCAATTCCTGCCCCAGCCCGTCTTCCCGAAGGCGCCGTGCACGACTATAGGCGGGCCGCGTTTCTGGCGATCCTCGACGAGGAAGAGTCGCGCTTGCCGCATGTTGCGGATCTGATCGCCGGGCTGCGGAAGGAAATCGGGTGA
- a CDS encoding metallopeptidase family protein yields the protein MPDTGQPLRFPPTPQDIEILALAALNRLPEPFRSHLSDVVLLVEEFADKVILREMEIDDPFGLTGLYSGRPVGAEAQTGDLPPTVHLFRRPLLDEWVETGVPLDALITHVVVHEIGHHFGLSDIDMHVLEDMVAS from the coding sequence ATGCCTGACACCGGTCAACCTCTCCGCTTCCCACCCACTCCGCAGGATATCGAAATATTGGCTCTGGCAGCGCTCAACCGCCTGCCCGAACCCTTCCGTTCACATCTGTCCGACGTTGTCCTGCTGGTCGAGGAGTTCGCCGACAAGGTGATCCTGCGCGAGATGGAAATTGACGACCCCTTCGGCCTCACCGGCCTGTATAGCGGCCGCCCGGTCGGTGCCGAAGCCCAGACCGGCGACCTGCCGCCGACCGTCCACCTCTTCCGCCGTCCGCTGCTCGACGAATGGGTCGAAACCGGCGTGCCGCTCGACGCCCTCATCACCCATGTCGTGGTGCATGAAATCGGTCACCATTTCGGCCTGTCCGACATCGACATGCATGTGCTGGAGGATATGGTCGCGTCATGA
- a CDS encoding heme exporter protein CcmB, translated as MRLIGLLVARDLGQAWRSAGLWLPVAFLLLVASLYPFAIGPDAALLARTGGGMLWIAALLASLLPVDRLITPDQDNGILDQIALRGVGEEILVLARLIAHWLGFGPPLMIATLPAAALLKLDGETLARLEAGLLIGTPALAALGLLVATLTAGLRSSGALAGLLALPLAVPLLIFGAGTLGDGSGAAFKFLGAASLLLVVITPIAGAAAIRAGRE; from the coding sequence ATGCGGCTGATCGGCCTCCTGGTGGCGCGCGACCTCGGCCAGGCCTGGCGCTCGGCCGGGCTGTGGCTGCCCGTCGCCTTCCTGCTGCTGGTCGCCAGCCTCTATCCCTTCGCCATCGGTCCCGACGCCGCGCTGCTCGCCCGGACCGGCGGCGGGATGCTCTGGATTGCAGCGCTCCTTGCCAGCCTGCTGCCCGTCGACCGGCTGATCACGCCCGATCAGGACAACGGCATATTGGACCAGATTGCCCTGCGTGGCGTCGGCGAAGAGATACTCGTCCTCGCCCGGCTGATCGCCCATTGGCTGGGTTTTGGTCCGCCCTTGATGATCGCCACCCTGCCTGCCGCCGCGCTCCTCAAGCTCGATGGGGAGACCCTGGCCAGACTGGAGGCAGGCCTGCTGATCGGCACGCCGGCGCTTGCCGCGCTTGGCCTGCTGGTCGCCACCCTGACCGCCGGCTTGCGCTCGTCCGGGGCGCTCGCCGGCCTGCTTGCTCTGCCACTCGCGGTGCCACTTCTGATCTTCGGTGCCGGTACGCTGGGGGACGGCAGTGGCGCGGCATTCAAATTTCTCGGCGCCGCTTCCCTGTTGCTGGTCGTCATCACCCCCATTGCGGGCGCTGCGGCAATCCGGGCAGGACGGGAATAA
- a CDS encoding endonuclease/exonuclease/phosphatase family protein, whose product MSATIRVASYNIRKAIGTDRRRSPERVIDVLNEVDADIIALQEADRRFGIRHAAIPPLLLDSQSGYKPVPLNVQTDSMGWHGNAIIVRKEAEVAAYDVLHLPCLEPRGATMAEVAIKGATLRVFGMHLDLSGLWRRKQAAAVIHAAAQGHALPTVLMGDLNEWSAERGCLADFARHYSFAPCGRSFHARRPVARLDRIMHCSRLRLIDSGVHESAAARKASDHLPIWAEFRLG is encoded by the coding sequence ATGTCCGCCACGATCCGCGTTGCCAGCTATAATATCCGCAAGGCCATCGGCACCGACCGCCGCCGCTCGCCCGAGCGGGTGATCGACGTGCTGAACGAGGTGGATGCCGACATCATCGCGTTGCAGGAGGCCGACCGGCGCTTTGGCATCCGCCATGCCGCGATCCCGCCGCTGCTGCTCGACAGCCAGAGCGGCTACAAGCCGGTGCCACTCAATGTCCAGACCGATAGCATGGGCTGGCACGGCAATGCCATCATCGTCCGCAAGGAGGCCGAGGTCGCCGCCTATGACGTACTGCACCTGCCCTGCCTGGAACCGCGCGGCGCGACCATGGCGGAGGTCGCGATCAAGGGTGCCACGCTGCGCGTGTTCGGCATGCATCTCGACCTGTCGGGCCTGTGGCGGCGCAAGCAGGCGGCGGCGGTGATCCATGCCGCGGCGCAGGGCCATGCGCTGCCGACGGTGCTGATGGGCGACCTCAACGAATGGAGCGCCGAGCGCGGCTGCCTGGCCGACTTTGCCCGCCATTACAGCTTTGCGCCGTGCGGCCGCAGCTTTCACGCCCGCCGCCCGGTCGCCCGGCTCGACCGGATCATGCATTGCAGCCGCCTCCGCCTGATCGACAGCGGCGTCCACGAAAGCGCCGCCGCGCGCAAGGCGTCGGACCATCTGCCGATCTGGGCGGAGTTCCGGCTGGGGTGA
- a CDS encoding DMT family transporter: MGCPMFGIIASILFVLIWSTGFIVARAMVPHGAPELILAARLCLTALLLGLLALRARQPLPHGRRLWLHLAAGAMLHGFYLTLSWWAVGHGMPAGIMSLLGATQPLMVAVASVAILGERLPARAWTGLAIAILGVGCVLMPAIAKSGAGAITLIPAIAGIIAVLGMTGGTLIQRGTIGGDPIWVSGAVQNAGGALVAIAATLIVGEWRWDNSVMLWIGLGWSVLGLSAAGLSLLVWLVRTQGPTRMSMLLLLVPPLAAIEAWLLFGERLGPVQIAGFALALIGVLLGRSQPKRTEVVEPA, from the coding sequence ATGGGCTGCCCCATGTTCGGCATCATCGCATCCATATTGTTCGTCCTGATCTGGTCCACCGGCTTCATCGTCGCGCGCGCGATGGTGCCCCATGGCGCGCCCGAACTGATCCTGGCGGCGCGTCTGTGCCTGACCGCGCTGCTGCTCGGCCTCCTTGCCCTGCGCGCACGCCAGCCGCTGCCGCACGGCAGGCGCCTGTGGCTGCATCTGGCGGCGGGGGCGATGCTGCACGGCTTTTACCTGACGCTCAGCTGGTGGGCGGTCGGCCATGGCATGCCCGCCGGCATCATGTCGCTGCTGGGCGCAACCCAGCCGCTGATGGTCGCGGTCGCCAGCGTCGCGATCCTGGGCGAACGGCTGCCCGCGCGCGCCTGGACCGGCCTTGCCATCGCGATCCTGGGCGTCGGCTGCGTGCTGATGCCCGCGATCGCCAAATCGGGCGCGGGCGCGATCACCCTGATCCCCGCCATTGCCGGCATCATCGCGGTGCTGGGCATGACCGGCGGCACGCTGATCCAGCGCGGCACGATCGGCGGCGATCCGATCTGGGTGTCGGGCGCGGTGCAGAATGCCGGCGGCGCGCTGGTCGCCATCGCCGCCACTTTGATCGTGGGCGAATGGCGCTGGGACAATAGCGTGATGCTGTGGATTGGCCTTGGCTGGTCGGTGCTGGGGCTGTCGGCGGCCGGCCTGTCGCTGCTGGTCTGGCTGGTGCGGACCCAGGGGCCGACGCGCATGTCTATGCTGCTGCTGCTGGTGCCGCCGCTTGCCGCGATCGAGGCCTGGCTGTTGTTCGGCGAGCGGCTCGGTCCGGTGCAGATCGCCGGCTTCGCGCTGGCGCTCATCGGCGTGCTGCTCGGCCGGTCGCAGCCCAAGCGGACCGAGGTTGTGGAGCCGGCCTGA
- the ccmA gene encoding heme ABC exporter ATP-binding protein CcmA: MTPATLRLSGIACLRGGRMLFSGVDLALGPGGSALLRGPNGIGKSSLLRICAGLLPAYAGSIHRQGDVALADERLALDMELPLARALRFWTRLDRASDTALEQALNAMALEALRDVPVRMLSTGQRKRAMLARVIASGAETWLLDEPGNGLDDASIALLGAAVKAHLGSGGILVAASHQPLPLTMPVVIDMAAHVVEDICG, translated from the coding sequence ATGACCCCTGCCACGCTGCGCTTGTCGGGCATTGCCTGCCTGCGCGGCGGCCGGATGCTCTTTTCCGGCGTTGACCTGGCCTTGGGTCCGGGTGGCAGCGCCCTGCTGCGTGGCCCCAACGGCATCGGCAAGTCCAGCCTTCTGCGCATTTGCGCGGGTCTGCTGCCGGCCTATGCTGGATCGATCCACCGACAGGGCGATGTGGCTCTGGCCGACGAGCGGCTGGCGCTCGATATGGAATTGCCGCTGGCACGGGCGCTTCGCTTCTGGACGCGGCTCGACAGGGCAAGCGACACCGCGCTGGAACAGGCCCTCAACGCGATGGCGCTGGAGGCCTTGCGCGATGTCCCGGTGCGGATGCTCTCCACCGGACAGCGCAAGCGCGCGATGCTCGCCCGCGTGATTGCCAGCGGCGCGGAAACCTGGCTGCTCGACGAGCCCGGCAACGGCCTCGACGATGCCTCGATCGCGTTGCTCGGCGCCGCGGTGAAGGCCCATCTCGGGTCCGGCGGCATCCTCGTCGCTGCATCGCACCAGCCCCTTCCTCTCACCATGCCGGTGGTGATCGACATGGCGGCCCATGTCGTGGAGGATATATGCGGCTGA
- a CDS encoding 4a-hydroxytetrahydrobiopterin dehydratase, with protein MLAQLNDAERRAALAQLPQWTAVSGPDGIARQFRFPDFVAAFGFMTKVALLAEKADHHPEWSNVYNRVDIVLTTHDAGGVSQRDIDLAMAIDALSH; from the coding sequence ATGCTTGCTCAGCTGAATGATGCCGAACGCCGGGCCGCGCTGGCGCAATTGCCGCAGTGGACGGCGGTGTCCGGGCCGGACGGCATTGCGCGGCAATTTCGCTTTCCTGATTTCGTCGCCGCCTTCGGTTTTATGACGAAAGTGGCGCTTTTGGCGGAGAAGGCGGACCATCATCCTGAATGGTCGAACGTCTACAACCGGGTCGACATCGTCCTGACGACGCATGATGCGGGCGGAGTGTCGCAACGGGATATCGACCTGGCGATGGCGATCGACGCGCTGTCGCACTGA
- a CDS encoding patatin-like phospholipase family protein → MTDPQAQHPSRLIDLALQGGGAHGAFTWGVLDRLLEESWLQIDGISGTSAGAMNAAILVDGYAQDGRHGARKALEAFWRKVSEAAMFSPFRRSPLDILMGRWTLDYSPVYTGMDLMARLFSPYDLNPAGFNPLTDILNDCIDFDHLAHSPIKLFITATSVRTGQARVFRNAEITPDVLLASACLPTMFHAVEIDGEAYWDGGYSGNPTLTPLVRDCDSDDTILIQVNPVERATDLYAARDIASRLNEISFNAVLLQEIRMMALLRQVADPGHGEGEKWAKMRIHRIASAQMLDYGHSSKLNAEWAFLWRLKRIGRKAADDFLRQHGHSIGRQSTLDIDALLAHV, encoded by the coding sequence ATGACAGACCCCCAAGCGCAGCATCCATCCCGGCTGATCGACCTGGCCCTGCAGGGTGGGGGCGCCCATGGCGCGTTCACCTGGGGCGTGCTTGATCGGCTGCTGGAAGAGAGCTGGCTACAGATTGACGGCATTTCAGGCACTTCGGCAGGCGCGATGAATGCCGCCATACTGGTCGACGGCTATGCGCAGGATGGCAGGCACGGCGCGCGCAAGGCACTCGAAGCCTTCTGGCGCAAGGTATCGGAAGCAGCGATGTTCAGCCCCTTCCGACGCAGCCCGCTCGACATCTTGATGGGACGCTGGACCCTCGACTATTCGCCGGTTTATACCGGCATGGACCTGATGGCGCGGCTCTTCTCGCCCTATGATCTTAATCCCGCGGGCTTCAACCCACTGACCGACATCCTCAACGATTGCATCGACTTCGATCATCTGGCGCATAGCCCGATCAAGCTGTTCATCACCGCGACCAGCGTGCGCACTGGCCAGGCCCGCGTTTTTCGCAACGCGGAAATCACGCCCGACGTACTGCTGGCTTCGGCTTGCCTGCCCACGATGTTCCATGCGGTGGAAATCGATGGAGAGGCCTATTGGGATGGCGGCTACTCCGGCAATCCGACGCTGACCCCGCTGGTGCGCGACTGCGATTCGGACGACACCATCCTGATCCAGGTGAACCCGGTCGAGCGCGCCACCGACCTTTATGCCGCGCGCGACATCGCCAGCCGGCTCAACGAAATTTCCTTCAACGCAGTGCTGCTGCAGGAAATCAGGATGATGGCGCTGCTGCGCCAGGTCGCCGATCCCGGCCATGGCGAAGGCGAGAAGTGGGCCAAGATGCGGATCCACCGGATCGCCAGCGCACAGATGCTCGACTATGGCCATTCGTCCAAGCTCAACGCCGAATGGGCGTTCCTCTGGCGGCTGAAACGCATCGGCCGCAAGGCCGCCGACGATTTCCTGAGACAGCATGGTCATTCGATCGGCCGGCAATCCACGCTCGATATCGACGCGCTGCTCGCCCATGTCTGA